A part of bacterium genomic DNA contains:
- a CDS encoding GlsB/YeaQ/YmgE family stress response membrane protein — protein MSLLAWIVVGMVAGWLAKMVVPGEAPAGLAGDLLIGVVGAVIGGWIFRSLGHPGVTGLNVWSIVVAAVGAVVLLWLLRLFTGRRPVRLR, from the coding sequence ATGAGCCTTCTCGCATGGATTGTGGTCGGAATGGTCGCGGGCTGGCTGGCGAAGATGGTCGTGCCGGGCGAGGCCCCGGCCGGGCTCGCCGGCGACCTGCTGATCGGCGTGGTCGGCGCCGTCATCGGCGGCTGGATCTTCCGGTCGCTTGGGCATCCGGGTGTGACCGGGTTGAACGTCTGGTCGATCGTGGTCGCGGCGGTCGGCGCGGTCGTCCTGCTCTGGCTACTCCGGCTCTTCACCGGCAGGCGGCCGGTCCGTCTCCGGTAG
- a CDS encoding NAD-dependent epimerase/dehydratase family protein, producing the protein MVLVPAFDPETLRVRLRTATALVRSAAHTDAFELRLRYGRSVKVTGDHSVFVKGPDDRPVAKPAREVRAGDHVAIAGYLPVVERDRTFIDLAEEIANALGPEDLWQWAVYHPNISGLVTERRDEIHRLLKNTGRYRKGRNQHNTIRCATRKWVLQSKMPLSVTRALGWDVPPDSGIGPYEGSNRTLPNRFDLSDDLLWVLGLFLAEGAEHSGNGVHFISLCSDDIYLRRAGEILRTLGIHVGSLGSATRYAPSIYAHSKLLHLLFTRLLGLREKRIPPWVMQLPLHRAKHFVEGFRCGDGTHSGGKIGKELCFDTTSERLAVDLNYLLLRFGIVASFGKYETTFRRKYGERRFPICRLTICGLDNFDVLCWDRGVRQTLNAQRIGDLVWSFVKGIRSCTLTPAVYDFCVPGAENFLAGNGVYCHNTYGPRMRPDDGRVIPTLLTQAIRGEPLTVHGDGAQTRSFCYITDLVDGIVRLIRSDVHEPVNVGNPEEIHVIDLAALILEMTRGRGPIVHRPRPEDDPTQRCPDITRARTLLGWEPRVPLREGLGRTLDWFAAGAGPVLERGDA; encoded by the coding sequence ATGGTTCTCGTTCCCGCGTTCGACCCGGAGACTCTGAGAGTTCGGCTTCGGACGGCTACGGCTCTTGTTCGTAGCGCGGCGCACACCGACGCGTTTGAGCTTCGGCTGCGATACGGACGCTCGGTGAAGGTGACCGGTGATCACAGTGTATTTGTCAAGGGGCCTGATGACCGCCCGGTGGCAAAGCCGGCCCGCGAGGTACGGGCGGGCGATCACGTCGCCATCGCCGGATACTTGCCCGTCGTGGAGCGTGACCGCACCTTCATCGACCTTGCGGAGGAGATCGCAAATGCCCTGGGACCTGAAGATCTCTGGCAATGGGCGGTGTATCATCCAAACATCAGTGGTCTTGTGACTGAGCGGAGGGACGAGATCCACCGGCTCCTCAAGAATACCGGGCGTTACCGAAAGGGCCGAAACCAGCACAACACGATCCGCTGTGCTACTCGGAAGTGGGTGCTTCAAAGCAAGATGCCCTTGTCGGTTACGCGAGCACTTGGTTGGGACGTACCCCCCGACTCAGGCATTGGTCCGTACGAGGGGTCCAATCGGACACTGCCTAACCGGTTTGACCTGTCGGATGATCTGCTGTGGGTCCTCGGGCTATTTCTCGCGGAAGGAGCCGAGCATTCCGGCAACGGTGTGCACTTCATCTCACTCTGCTCAGACGACATTTATCTGCGGCGCGCAGGGGAAATCCTAAGAACGCTCGGAATCCATGTTGGATCTCTCGGCTCAGCGACGAGGTATGCTCCTTCTATTTACGCGCATTCGAAACTGCTGCACCTCCTCTTTACGCGTTTGCTTGGACTTCGTGAGAAGCGAATCCCACCCTGGGTCATGCAACTCCCACTCCACCGGGCGAAGCACTTCGTCGAAGGCTTCCGGTGCGGTGACGGCACGCATAGCGGGGGCAAGATCGGCAAGGAGCTGTGCTTCGACACCACGAGCGAACGCCTTGCCGTCGATCTAAATTACCTTCTTCTGCGATTTGGGATCGTCGCGTCGTTCGGTAAGTACGAAACGACGTTCCGGCGGAAGTATGGTGAGCGCCGCTTCCCAATTTGCAGGCTGACGATCTGCGGACTCGACAATTTTGACGTTCTCTGCTGGGACCGGGGCGTGCGGCAGACGCTCAACGCGCAACGGATCGGAGATCTCGTCTGGTCCTTTGTCAAGGGAATCCGATCGTGCACGCTCACTCCGGCCGTGTACGATTTCTGCGTGCCCGGCGCAGAGAATTTTCTGGCGGGAAACGGGGTGTATTGTCACAATACCTATGGACCCCGCATGCGGCCGGACGACGGTCGCGTGATCCCGACGTTGCTCACCCAGGCCATCCGGGGCGAGCCGCTCACGGTCCACGGCGACGGCGCCCAGACGCGCAGCTTCTGTTACATCACCGATCTGGTGGACGGAATTGTCAGGCTCATCCGCTCCGACGTTCATGAGCCGGTAAATGTCGGAAACCCCGAAGAGATCCACGTGATCGACCTGGCGGCGCTCATCCTCGAGATGACTCGCGGCCGCGGTCCCATCGTGCACCGGCCGCGTCCCGAGGACGACCCGACGCAGCGGTGCCCCGACATTACGCGGGCGCGCACGCTGCTCGGCTGGGAGCCCCGCGTTCCGCTTCGGGAGGGACTCGGGCGAACGCTGGACTGGTTTGCGGCGGGGGCGGGGCCAGTCCTGGAACGCGGCGACGCGTGA
- a CDS encoding VWA domain-containing protein yields the protein MSFLWPKVLWLYGIVPVLVATYVWVLRRPARERVQYPTLELARIAAAAGGRWRRHVPAVLYLATLCGVIFTVARPVAPVPVPDNQVAVMLSMDVSRSMMARDVVPTRLDAAKKAAVEFVRNLPRGAKVGLVSFSSYATLIAPPTDDHDRVIQAINGLNLEFATAIGDGLLEAVYALPGRQRPAGEVLPGVPPPPPPDADRLPPATVVLLSDGQSNRGTPPEDAATVARQLHVRVYTVGLGSPEGTFLELGGRGIFVRLDEETLKEIAEVTGGAYWRVSSSSELNRVYSRLGRVIGWKRVPVEVSGLAAVGVAALFLGTVATSLMWMHRLG from the coding sequence GTGAGTTTTCTCTGGCCCAAGGTCTTGTGGCTCTACGGCATCGTGCCGGTGCTCGTGGCGACGTACGTCTGGGTCCTGCGACGGCCGGCCCGCGAGCGCGTGCAGTATCCGACCCTGGAGCTGGCGCGGATCGCCGCGGCGGCCGGCGGGCGGTGGCGGCGGCACGTCCCGGCGGTGCTGTATCTCGCGACACTCTGCGGTGTGATTTTCACCGTGGCGCGGCCGGTGGCGCCCGTCCCGGTGCCGGACAACCAGGTGGCCGTCATGCTGAGCATGGACGTGAGCCGCAGCATGATGGCACGCGATGTCGTGCCGACCCGCCTGGACGCGGCCAAGAAGGCCGCGGTGGAGTTCGTCCGCAATCTGCCGCGCGGCGCCAAAGTCGGTCTCGTGTCGTTCAGCAGCTACGCCACGCTCATCGCGCCGCCCACCGACGATCACGACCGGGTGATTCAGGCGATCAACGGATTGAACCTCGAGTTTGCGACCGCGATCGGCGATGGACTGCTCGAGGCGGTGTACGCGCTGCCGGGGCGTCAGCGGCCTGCGGGCGAGGTATTGCCCGGCGTTCCGCCCCCGCCGCCGCCGGACGCGGACCGTCTGCCGCCGGCCACGGTGGTGTTGTTGAGCGACGGCCAAAGCAATCGGGGCACGCCGCCCGAGGACGCGGCGACGGTAGCCCGTCAACTGCATGTCCGGGTCTATACGGTCGGGCTCGGCTCGCCGGAAGGCACATTTCTCGAGCTCGGCGGCCGCGGCATTTTCGTGCGGCTGGACGAGGAGACGTTGAAGGAGATCGCCGAGGTCACGGGCGGCGCCTACTGGCGGGTCTCGTCGAGCAGCGAGTTGAACCGCGTGTACTCCCGCCTGGGCCGGGTGATCGGCTGGAAGCGCGTCCCCGTGGAAGTAAGCGGCCTCGCGGCCGTCGGGGTCGCCGCGTTATTCCTGGGCACCGTCGCGACGTCGCTCATGTGGATGCACCGCCTGGGATAG
- a CDS encoding integrase, giving the protein KEVQDDIWLVSFMEYDLGYFDLETRVLEPLENPFGPKVLPMS; this is encoded by the coding sequence TCAAAGAAGTGCAGGATGACATCTGGCTCGTCAGCTTTATGGAGTATGATTTGGGCTACTTTGATCTCGAGACGCGAGTGCTGGAACCGCTCGAAAATCCGTTCGGGCCGAAAGTGTTACCCATGTCTTAG